From one Dyella sp. 2HG41-7 genomic stretch:
- a CDS encoding cation diffusion facilitator family transporter yields the protein MSGHGNSLRAILLALGANFAIFVAKLIAAVVTGSGAMLAEAVHSLADCGNQGLLLLGIRQSKRPPSDEYPLGWGRALYFWSFVVAVLLFAVGGLFSIYEGTHKLAQPEPLRWPWVALGVLLFGIVMESISMHGCLREVNQARGEQSLWRWFRETRSSELLVIFGEDLAALLGLCLAALAIGATMLTGNLLFDALGTIAIGVLLVAVAIALSIEVKALLIGQGVEPRRRAELLTFLHGRAEIAEVLNLITLQMGPDVMVAIKARMTPTPDNLSLIEAINTVEQDMKAQFADVRWSFFEPDVSD from the coding sequence ATGTCCGGACACGGCAATTCGCTTAGAGCAATCCTGCTTGCGTTAGGCGCCAATTTCGCGATCTTCGTCGCCAAATTGATCGCCGCAGTCGTCACCGGCTCCGGCGCGATGCTTGCCGAAGCCGTGCACTCGCTGGCCGATTGCGGCAATCAAGGCTTGTTGTTGCTCGGCATACGGCAATCGAAAAGACCGCCGTCCGACGAATACCCGCTGGGCTGGGGACGCGCGCTGTATTTCTGGTCGTTCGTGGTGGCCGTGCTGTTGTTTGCGGTGGGCGGACTGTTTTCGATTTACGAAGGCACGCACAAGCTGGCGCAACCCGAGCCGCTACGCTGGCCGTGGGTGGCGCTCGGCGTGCTGTTGTTCGGCATCGTGATGGAAAGCATTTCCATGCACGGCTGCCTGCGCGAAGTGAATCAAGCGCGCGGCGAACAAAGTTTGTGGCGCTGGTTTCGCGAAACGCGTTCGAGCGAATTGCTGGTGATTTTCGGCGAAGACCTCGCTGCCCTGCTCGGCCTGTGTTTGGCCGCGCTCGCCATCGGCGCCACCATGCTTACCGGCAATCTGCTGTTCGATGCGCTAGGCACCATCGCCATCGGCGTGCTGCTGGTCGCCGTCGCCATCGCGCTGTCGATCGAAGTGAAGGCCTTGTTGATTGGCCAAGGTGTGGAGCCCCGCCGCCGCGCGGAGCTGCTGACGTTTCTGCACGGCCGCGCCGAAATTGCCGAAGTCTTGAACTTGATTACGTTACAAATGGGCCCGGACGTGATGGTGGCGATCAAGGCCCGCATGACGCCCACACCCGACAACCTCAGCCTGATCGAGGCCATCAACACGGTGGAGCAGGACATGAAGGCACAGTTCGCGGATGTGCGCTGGAGCTTTTTCGAGCCCGATGTAAGCGATTAG
- a CDS encoding GNAT family N-acetyltransferase — MTTTTARDFDNYRYAELPARTRERFAPAAVSSTPRGEAVRTADGRELVLRTIEPGDVNAIQRCFKRLSPQDVRRRFMHAMSELPMAMAQRLCRIDPEVEAAFVLIDENVQPAELRGVGRIFVDIPSNTAEFSVLVELEWTRIGLGAMLMQRLVDECRRRGVGELWGYVLMENRPMLDLCKELGFVAKMVPGEASLAQISLKL; from the coding sequence ATGACGACGACCACCGCACGCGACTTCGACAACTACCGTTACGCCGAGCTGCCGGCTCGCACCCGCGAGCGATTCGCTCCCGCAGCGGTTTCGAGCACGCCCCGCGGCGAAGCGGTCCGCACCGCTGACGGACGCGAACTGGTCTTGCGCACGATCGAGCCCGGCGACGTCAACGCAATACAGCGCTGCTTCAAGCGGCTTTCGCCGCAGGATGTACGCCGCCGCTTTATGCATGCAATGTCCGAGTTACCAATGGCGATGGCGCAGCGCTTGTGCCGCATCGATCCTGAAGTGGAAGCCGCTTTCGTGCTGATCGATGAAAACGTGCAACCCGCCGAGCTGCGTGGCGTGGGTCGCATCTTCGTCGATATTCCCAGCAACACGGCGGAATTTTCGGTGCTGGTGGAGCTGGAATGGACCCGTATCGGTCTTGGCGCCATGCTGATGCAGCGACTGGTCGACGAATGTCGTCGCCGTGGCGTCGGCGAGCTTTGGGGCTACGTGCTGATGGAAAATCGCCCGATGCTCGACCTCTGCAAAGAGCTGGGCTTCGTCGCCAAAATGGTGCCTGGCGAAGCGTCCTTGGCGCAGATCAGCCTGAAGCTTTGA
- the mfd gene encoding transcription-repair coupling factor, translating to MSNPISHPPLPTTPKQRRFWTPPHGSARALLVAEAARSHNGLLVVVTRDTQRAHALEDELRLFAGSLPVLHFPDWETLPYDVFSPHPDIVSQRVATLYQLPSVKRGVLVVPAATLMQRIAPRAHITGAGLMLRKGQKLDLASEQRRLEASGYRHVPQVAEPGDFAVRGALIDIFPMGAGEPYRIELFDDEVESIRSFDPETQRSQQQVDNVELLPAREFPVTDEAAKSFRSRLRERFPIDVRRCPVYQDMKEGVTPGGIEYYLPLFFDQTATLFDYLADDALFVLGEGTHDASEQFWTQTAERYDQRAHDIERPVLPPAELYLSPEQLREQLNKRLRVEVVDSGHEHAVDAGTQPAPDVPLNRKGEEPGTSLRHFVEAYSGRILIAADSAGRREALLEQLAAAGLNPPNVDGWQAFLDDANKLTIAVAPLEQGFALKKPALTVLTERELFGERVRTERRRRRGAARDPETIIRDLTELSVGAPIVHVDHGVGRYQGLVSMELGGMEGEFLTIEYAKGDKLYVPVAQLGLVSRYSGTAPELAPLHSLGGDAWERARKRAAEKVRDVAAELLAIYAQREARGGESLSIDRQMVEEFGSSFPFEETPDQLRAIDSVLGDLAAPRAMDRVICGDVGFGKTEVALRAAFAAATAGKQVAVLVPTTLLAQQHYRNFADRFADWPVRVDVLSRFRSTKDVNEALKRLAEGTIDVIVGTHKLLQSDVKFKNLGLVIVDEEQRFGVRQKEQLKKLRAEVDLLTMTATPIPRTLNMAMSGLRDLSLIATPPAHRMAVRTFVSIWEPALIREAFQRELQRGGQVYLLHNEVESIERKAREVQELIPDARIGVAHGQMPERELEQVMADFHRQRFNVLVCTTIIETGIDIPTANTIIIDRADRFGLAQLHQLRGRVGRSHHRAYAYLIVPDRKSITADAEKRLEALASLEELGAGFTLATHDLEIRGAGELLGDEQSGQIQEIGFGLYTELLERAVRALKSGKVPDFDLSSEHETEVELHLPALIPDDYLPDVHARLTLYKRIASARDHESLRELQVEMIDRFGLLPDAVKHLFAIASLKLMATPLGIRKLDFGANGGRVTFRDKPEVDPMAIIRLIQSQPRVYKLEGQDKLKINLELPGSSERLRAAEDILGRLGARKAA from the coding sequence ATGTCGAATCCGATCAGTCACCCGCCCCTTCCAACCACCCCCAAGCAACGCCGCTTCTGGACCCCGCCACACGGGTCTGCGCGCGCCTTGCTGGTTGCCGAGGCCGCCAGGTCGCATAACGGCCTACTGGTGGTGGTGACTCGCGATACTCAGCGCGCACATGCGCTGGAAGACGAATTGCGCTTGTTCGCAGGCTCGCTTCCGGTGTTGCATTTCCCGGATTGGGAAACGCTGCCGTACGACGTTTTCAGTCCGCATCCCGACATCGTTTCGCAACGCGTCGCCACGCTGTATCAATTGCCGAGCGTCAAACGCGGCGTGTTGGTCGTGCCGGCGGCCACGCTGATGCAGCGCATTGCGCCACGTGCGCACATCACCGGCGCGGGATTGATGCTGCGCAAAGGGCAGAAACTCGATCTCGCCTCCGAGCAACGTCGCCTCGAAGCTTCTGGCTATCGACATGTGCCGCAAGTGGCAGAGCCAGGCGATTTCGCGGTGCGCGGCGCGTTGATCGATATCTTTCCGATGGGCGCGGGCGAGCCGTATCGCATCGAATTGTTCGATGACGAAGTGGAATCGATCCGCAGTTTCGATCCGGAAACGCAGCGCTCGCAGCAACAGGTCGACAACGTCGAACTGCTGCCGGCGCGCGAATTTCCCGTCACCGACGAAGCCGCCAAATCATTCCGCAGCCGTCTGCGCGAACGCTTCCCGATCGACGTACGCCGCTGCCCGGTCTATCAGGACATGAAGGAAGGCGTGACGCCCGGCGGCATCGAGTATTACCTACCGCTGTTTTTCGACCAAACCGCCACGCTGTTCGACTATCTCGCCGACGACGCACTGTTCGTACTCGGCGAAGGCACGCATGATGCGTCCGAGCAATTCTGGACGCAGACTGCCGAACGCTACGATCAGCGCGCGCACGATATCGAACGCCCCGTACTGCCTCCAGCCGAGCTTTATCTTTCGCCCGAGCAGTTGCGCGAACAACTCAACAAGCGTCTGCGCGTGGAAGTGGTCGATAGCGGTCACGAGCACGCGGTGGACGCTGGCACGCAACCGGCGCCGGATGTTCCGCTCAATCGCAAAGGCGAGGAACCGGGCACATCGTTGCGCCATTTCGTCGAAGCGTATTCCGGCCGTATTTTGATCGCCGCCGATTCGGCCGGCCGCCGCGAAGCCTTGCTCGAACAATTGGCAGCCGCTGGTCTGAATCCACCGAATGTGGATGGATGGCAAGCGTTTCTGGATGACGCCAACAAACTCACCATCGCTGTCGCTCCGCTGGAACAAGGCTTCGCGCTCAAGAAACCAGCGCTCACGGTACTCACGGAACGCGAGCTGTTCGGTGAACGCGTACGCACCGAACGGCGGCGCCGTCGCGGTGCGGCGCGCGATCCTGAAACGATCATTCGCGACCTGACGGAGCTTTCGGTCGGCGCGCCGATCGTGCACGTCGATCATGGCGTCGGCCGCTATCAAGGCTTGGTGTCGATGGAACTCGGCGGCATGGAGGGCGAGTTCCTTACCATCGAATACGCCAAGGGCGACAAGCTGTACGTACCGGTGGCGCAGCTCGGGCTGGTGAGCCGCTACTCGGGCACGGCGCCGGAACTGGCGCCGCTGCATTCACTGGGCGGCGACGCATGGGAGCGCGCGCGCAAGCGCGCGGCGGAGAAAGTTCGCGACGTCGCGGCGGAGTTGTTGGCGATCTATGCGCAACGCGAAGCGCGCGGCGGTGAATCGCTGTCGATCGATCGCCAGATGGTGGAAGAATTTGGGAGCAGTTTCCCGTTCGAGGAAACGCCCGATCAGCTGCGCGCCATCGACTCCGTGCTGGGCGATCTTGCCGCACCGCGCGCGATGGATCGCGTGATCTGCGGCGACGTGGGCTTCGGCAAAACCGAAGTCGCCTTGCGCGCCGCATTCGCGGCGGCCACCGCGGGCAAGCAAGTTGCTGTGCTCGTGCCGACGACTTTGCTCGCGCAACAGCATTACCGCAACTTCGCCGACCGCTTTGCCGATTGGCCGGTGCGCGTCGATGTGCTGTCACGCTTCCGTTCTACCAAGGACGTGAACGAAGCGCTGAAGCGCCTTGCCGAAGGCACGATCGATGTCATCGTCGGCACGCACAAGCTGCTGCAGTCGGACGTGAAGTTCAAGAACCTCGGCCTGGTCATCGTCGACGAAGAACAACGTTTCGGCGTACGCCAGAAAGAGCAATTGAAAAAGCTTCGTGCCGAAGTCGATCTGCTCACCATGACCGCTACGCCGATTCCGCGCACGCTGAACATGGCGATGAGCGGGTTGCGCGATCTCTCGCTGATCGCCACGCCGCCGGCGCATCGCATGGCAGTGCGCACCTTCGTTTCCATCTGGGAGCCGGCGCTGATTCGCGAGGCATTCCAGCGCGAACTGCAGCGCGGCGGCCAGGTGTATTTGCTGCACAACGAAGTGGAATCCATCGAACGCAAAGCCCGCGAAGTGCAGGAGTTGATTCCCGATGCGCGCATCGGCGTGGCGCACGGTCAGATGCCGGAGCGCGAGCTGGAACAGGTCATGGCCGATTTCCATCGCCAGCGCTTCAACGTGCTGGTGTGCACCACGATTATTGAAACGGGCATCGATATTCCGACCGCCAACACCATCATCATCGATCGCGCGGACCGCTTTGGCCTGGCGCAGTTGCATCAATTGCGCGGCCGCGTGGGGCGTTCGCATCATCGCGCGTATGCGTATTTGATCGTGCCGGATCGCAAGTCCATTACGGCGGATGCGGAGAAGCGCCTGGAAGCGCTCGCATCGCTGGAAGAACTCGGCGCGGGCTTTACGCTCGCCACGCACGATCTGGAAATTCGCGGCGCCGGCGAGTTGCTGGGCGACGAGCAATCGGGACAGATTCAGGAAATCGGCTTCGGCCTTTACACCGAATTGCTGGAACGCGCGGTGCGCGCATTGAAATCCGGCAAAGTACCCGACTTCGATTTAAGCAGCGAACACGAGACCGAAGTCGAGCTGCATCTGCCTGCGCTTATTCCCGATGATTACCTGCCCGACGTGCATGCGCGCCTGACGCTCTACAAACGCATCGCCAGCGCGCGCGATCATGAAAGCCTACGAGAATTGCAGGTGGAGATGATCGACCGCTTCGGCCTGCTGCCCGATGCCGTGAAGCACCTGTTCGCCATCGCAAGCTTGAAACTGATGGCGACGCCGCTCGGTATTCGCAAACTGGATTTCGGCGCCAACGGTGGACGCGTCACCTTCCGCGACAAGCCCGAAGTCGATCCGATGGCGATCATTCGTTTGATCCAAAGCCAACCGCGCGTCTACAAACTGGAAGGCCAGGACAAGTTGAAGATCAACCTGGAACTTCCCGGCTCCAGCGAGCGCCTCCGTGCGGCCGAAGACATTCTCGGCCGACTCGGTGCGCGCAAGGCGGCGTAG
- the egtD gene encoding L-histidine N(alpha)-methyltransferase encodes MSVQAYAVRDEQRPPDDVLLQVVQRGLRATPKRLPSWLFYDEQGSALFEQICEQPEYYLTRAEIALLNQHAGDIAGVLGPDVRLVEYGSGHAIKTRLLLEHLVNPVAWVPIELSAEPLRQAMARMSTHFPDLPIQPLAVDFTKSLRLPVPPRAPRRTVLYFPGSTIGNFEDRDAAQLLRKMRGEMGDNGGILVGADLKKSRKTIEAAYNDRAGITTAFTLNMLTRLNRELGCNFDLGGFRHRARYNAMAGRIETHILSNRDQRVQVGRYDIPFREDEAMLVEYSCKYSLEDFAALAATAGLAVQHVWLDPEGLFSLQYLTARAV; translated from the coding sequence ATGAGTGTGCAAGCTTATGCAGTACGAGACGAACAACGCCCACCCGACGATGTACTACTCCAAGTGGTACAGCGTGGGTTGCGCGCAACACCCAAGCGCTTACCGTCGTGGTTGTTCTACGACGAGCAGGGTTCCGCGTTGTTCGAACAGATTTGCGAACAGCCCGAGTATTACCTGACCCGCGCGGAAATCGCGTTGTTGAATCAACACGCGGGCGATATTGCCGGCGTGCTCGGCCCGGATGTGCGTCTGGTGGAATACGGCAGCGGGCACGCGATCAAAACGCGTCTGTTGCTGGAACATCTCGTCAATCCCGTCGCATGGGTGCCGATCGAGCTTTCCGCCGAGCCGTTGCGTCAGGCGATGGCGCGCATGTCCACGCACTTTCCCGATCTGCCGATTCAGCCGTTGGCCGTCGATTTCACCAAGTCGTTGCGATTGCCAGTTCCGCCGCGCGCGCCGCGTCGTACGGTGTTGTATTTCCCGGGCTCTACCATCGGCAATTTCGAAGATCGCGATGCCGCGCAGCTGTTGCGCAAAATGCGCGGCGAAATGGGCGACAACGGCGGCATTCTGGTCGGCGCGGATTTGAAGAAAAGCCGTAAGACGATCGAAGCGGCATACAACGACCGCGCCGGTATCACGACAGCGTTTACACTCAATATGCTGACGCGTTTGAATCGCGAGCTGGGTTGCAACTTCGACCTCGGCGGGTTTCGTCATCGCGCGCGTTACAACGCGATGGCAGGTCGCATCGAAACGCATATCCTTAGCAACCGCGACCAGCGCGTGCAGGTGGGGCGTTACGACATTCCGTTTCGCGAAGACGAAGCCATGCTGGTGGAATACAGCTGCAAATACTCGCTGGAGGATTTCGCCGCGCTGGCGGCGACGGCCGGCTTGGCCGTGCAGCACGTTTGGCTGGACCCCGAAGGATTGTTCAGCCTGCAATACCTCACCGCACGGGCCGTATAG
- the egtB gene encoding ergothioneine biosynthesis protein EgtB: MRIRRQTLGLCSGLTGEDLQVQSMPDASPGKWHLAHTTWFFEQFVLGYDPAYRSPNADWYHLLNSYYESVGSMHARPQRGLLSRPSLEEIRDYRARVDEAVGELLVRGVDATLTARIELGLQHEQQHQELLLTDIKHAFWCNPLRPIYRKANARGESRTSSMRFLPGRQGPVDIGQEDGGFAYDNELPRHTTWLSAHALANRLVTNAEYVAFIRDGGYREAGLWLSDGWAIVQREGWQHPLYWQDDLSSEFTLAGIQALDPHAPVCHISYFEADAFARWADARLPTEAEWEDAASSLPIHGNFQENLGFHPTAIPAGDGLLQMYGDVWEWTASPYVSYPGFKPLPGALGEYNGKFMNGQWVLRGGSCATPRDHIRASYRNFFPPHARWQFAGIRLGQDR, encoded by the coding sequence ATGCGTATACGTCGACAAACGCTGGGACTGTGCTCTGGGTTGACCGGCGAAGACCTGCAAGTGCAATCCATGCCCGACGCCAGTCCGGGCAAGTGGCACTTGGCGCATACCACCTGGTTTTTCGAACAGTTCGTCTTGGGTTACGACCCGGCTTACCGTTCGCCGAATGCCGATTGGTACCACCTGCTTAATTCCTACTACGAATCGGTCGGTTCAATGCATGCGCGACCGCAGCGCGGCCTGCTGTCGAGGCCGTCGCTGGAGGAGATTCGCGATTATCGCGCACGCGTCGATGAAGCCGTGGGCGAGCTGCTGGTGCGCGGCGTGGACGCTACGCTAACGGCCAGAATCGAGCTGGGTTTACAACACGAACAGCAACATCAGGAACTGTTGCTCACCGACATCAAGCACGCGTTTTGGTGCAATCCTTTGCGACCGATCTATCGCAAGGCGAACGCGCGTGGTGAGAGCCGAACATCGTCCATGCGCTTCTTGCCTGGGCGACAGGGTCCGGTGGACATCGGCCAGGAAGACGGGGGCTTCGCATACGACAACGAATTGCCACGGCATACGACGTGGTTGTCGGCGCACGCATTGGCAAACCGATTGGTCACCAACGCCGAATACGTCGCTTTCATACGCGATGGCGGCTATCGCGAAGCAGGCCTTTGGCTTTCCGACGGCTGGGCGATCGTGCAGCGCGAAGGCTGGCAACATCCGCTGTATTGGCAGGACGATTTGTCCAGCGAGTTCACGCTTGCGGGTATTCAAGCCTTGGATCCGCACGCGCCGGTCTGCCATATCAGCTACTTCGAAGCCGACGCGTTCGCGCGTTGGGCCGATGCGCGCTTGCCGACCGAAGCCGAATGGGAAGACGCCGCATCGTCATTGCCCATCCACGGCAACTTCCAAGAGAACCTTGGCTTCCATCCCACCGCCATACCGGCCGGCGACGGACTACTTCAGATGTACGGCGACGTCTGGGAATGGACGGCTTCGCCGTATGTGAGCTATCCGGGATTCAAACCGTTGCCCGGCGCACTCGGCGAATACAACGGCAAATTCATGAATGGTCAGTGGGTCTTGCGCGGCGGCTCGTGTGCCACGCCGCGCGATCACATTCGAGCCAGCTACCGCAATTTCTTTCCGCCCCATGCCCGCTGGCAGTTTGCGGGCATCCGATTGGGACAGGACCGATGA
- a CDS encoding DUF6491 family protein, with product MKTIISAVLALAMAATAGSALAQSAPPGSSLPFKDCIRLDQINEWHVVDPQTAIVRTGPYQRYLVKIHAACPQLGIGADGLIFIPSMADKAVAPMRICGGIGEKVRARGQPACAIDSVSLIDEATFTGMRDKAKYHSTRTQQPSTSP from the coding sequence ATGAAAACCATTATTTCTGCAGTACTTGCATTGGCGATGGCGGCGACCGCCGGCTCGGCTTTGGCGCAATCGGCGCCTCCTGGCAGCAGCCTGCCTTTCAAGGATTGCATCCGACTGGATCAAATCAACGAATGGCATGTCGTGGATCCGCAAACAGCCATTGTACGTACCGGCCCCTACCAACGTTACCTGGTCAAAATACATGCAGCCTGTCCGCAACTGGGGATCGGCGCCGACGGTTTGATTTTTATTCCGAGCATGGCCGATAAAGCGGTAGCGCCCATGCGCATTTGCGGCGGCATCGGCGAAAAAGTGCGCGCGCGAGGCCAACCGGCATGCGCGATCGATTCGGTCAGTCTGATCGACGAAGCCACGTTTACCGGCATGCGCGACAAAGCCAAATATCACAGCACCAGGACACAACAGCCGAGCACAAGTCCTTAA